A single genomic interval of Qingrenia yutianensis harbors:
- a CDS encoding ATP-binding protein, with protein sequence MSAQKIITNIEKKQHILVCLSASPSNEKIVQTAAKMAKVLDARFTAIYVQNDFALTESDQKKLDNNIQFAENIGADVVTVHGEDVAMQIAEYARLSDVTKIVIGQSNAKRSRIWGGYTLTEKLIAYAPDIDIHIIPDAGFYKKSRKSSLFANTQLPTVQDVLTVCGVLALCTAIGFLFLHLGFNDTNIVTVYIFGVLVISALTKGYVCSIASSLLSVFLFGFFLTEPHLSLKTYAVGYPVTFAVMLASSILTGTLASKLKKHAKLSAQAAFRMQILFDTDRLLQKAKGSEEILSITCMQLSKLLDRCIAAYKADKSSLSKGQIFSEKGTDDTERILNDSERKVAEWVYKNGRCAGASTSHFSNAECLYFSIRIEKRIYGVIGIPMDKNSADSFENSVLLSVLNECALAMDNAHNAAEKEKAADFAKSEQLRADLLRSISHDLRTPLCSISGNADTLLHNSDCLDEDTKHRIYTDIYDDSEWLTGVVENLLYVTRLNDGRLKLNLSDQLADEVIAEAVSHLCRKSAEHTITVQCEDLLLVRMDAQLIIQVLVNLIDNAIKYTPAGSKIRISAQKQGNYAMFNVSDNGNGIPDDVKPHIFEMFYTGKNKISDSRRSFGLGLTLCKSIIDAHGGNLELSDNIPHGCSFKFNLPISEVTLNE encoded by the coding sequence ATGAGCGCTCAAAAAATAATAACAAATATTGAAAAAAAACAGCACATACTTGTATGTCTGTCCGCTTCGCCGTCTAATGAAAAAATCGTGCAGACTGCCGCAAAAATGGCAAAAGTTCTCGATGCACGATTTACGGCGATTTATGTGCAAAACGATTTTGCACTAACCGAAAGCGATCAAAAAAAACTTGATAACAATATTCAATTTGCGGAAAATATCGGAGCCGATGTTGTAACTGTCCACGGCGAGGATGTGGCTATGCAGATAGCGGAATACGCACGGCTGTCCGATGTAACAAAAATTGTAATAGGTCAAAGCAATGCAAAGCGCAGCCGCATTTGGGGAGGATACACGCTGACAGAAAAACTGATAGCGTATGCGCCCGACATTGATATTCACATTATTCCCGATGCCGGATTTTATAAAAAATCACGCAAAAGCAGTTTATTTGCGAATACCCAACTGCCGACAGTGCAGGATGTTTTGACTGTCTGCGGTGTTCTTGCTTTATGCACGGCTATAGGTTTCCTTTTTCTTCACCTCGGATTTAACGACACAAACATCGTTACCGTTTATATCTTCGGCGTGTTGGTTATTTCCGCTCTGACAAAAGGATATGTTTGCAGCATTGCAAGTTCGCTGCTCAGCGTTTTTCTGTTTGGTTTTTTTCTGACAGAACCGCATTTGTCGCTCAAAACATATGCCGTCGGCTATCCTGTAACATTTGCCGTTATGCTTGCGTCATCAATTCTTACAGGAACGCTTGCTTCAAAATTAAAAAAGCATGCAAAGCTGTCGGCACAAGCTGCTTTTCGTATGCAGATTTTGTTCGATACCGACCGGTTGCTGCAAAAGGCAAAAGGCAGCGAGGAAATATTGAGTATAACCTGTATGCAGCTTTCAAAGCTTCTTGACCGCTGTATTGCAGCATATAAAGCCGATAAATCAAGCTTGTCAAAAGGACAGATTTTTTCTGAAAAGGGCACAGACGATACAGAGCGGATATTAAATGATTCCGAACGAAAAGTTGCTGAGTGGGTGTATAAAAACGGGCGCTGCGCAGGTGCGTCAACCTCACATTTCAGCAATGCCGAATGTCTGTATTTCTCAATACGCATTGAAAAGCGGATATACGGCGTAATTGGGATTCCGATGGATAAAAACTCGGCAGATTCATTTGAAAACAGTGTGTTGCTGTCCGTTTTGAATGAATGTGCATTGGCTATGGATAACGCACATAATGCAGCGGAAAAAGAAAAGGCTGCCGATTTTGCAAAAAGCGAGCAGCTGCGTGCAGATCTTTTGCGTTCAATTTCTCATGATCTCCGCACACCTTTATGTTCAATTTCCGGGAATGCGGATACTCTTTTACACAATTCCGATTGCTTGGACGAGGACACCAAGCATCGGATTTATACCGACATTTATGATGACTCCGAGTGGCTTACAGGCGTTGTTGAAAATCTTTTATATGTTACAAGACTCAATGACGGAAGGCTGAAATTAAATCTGAGCGATCAGCTTGCGGATGAGGTTATTGCTGAGGCTGTATCTCATTTATGCCGAAAATCGGCTGAGCATACAATAACCGTTCAGTGTGAGGATTTATTGCTTGTTCGTATGGACGCACAGCTTATTATTCAGGTTTTGGTTAATTTGATTGATAATGCAATAAAATATACACCTGCCGGTTCTAAAATCCGCATAAGCGCTCAAAAACAAGGAAATTATGCAATGTTTAATGTGTCGGATAACGGAAACGGCATACCCGATGATGTAAAACCGCATATATTTGAGATGTTTTATACCGGGAAAAACAAGATTTCCGACAGCCGCCGAAGTTTCGGTCTCGGTCTTACGCTTTGTAAATCAATAATAGATGCGCACGGCGGAAACCTGGAGCTTTCGGACAACATACCGCACGGATGCAGTTTTAAATTTAATTTGC
- a CDS encoding cation:proton antiporter regulatory subunit: MGRIHAIFEVEAPKQWIGKTIGDIDIRRKYNINVLAVKKNGDIDMAISSDTTLSENATLMVLGEYKELQKCFRI; the protein is encoded by the coding sequence TTGGGGAGGATACACGCTATCTTCGAGGTTGAAGCACCCAAACAGTGGATCGGAAAAACAATAGGAGATATAGATATCCGCCGAAAATATAACATTAATGTTTTGGCGGTTAAAAAGAACGGAGATATTGATATGGCAATATCTTCGGATACGACTCTCAGCGAAAACGCAACACTTATGGTTTTGGGAGAATATAAAGAGCTGCAAAAATGTTTCCGTATCTAA
- a CDS encoding universal stress protein, translating to MSAQKIITNIEKKQHILVCLSASPSNEKIVQTAAKMAKVLDARFTAIYVQNDFALTESDQKKLDNNIQFAENIGADVVTVHGEDVAMQIAEYARLSDVTKIVIGQSNAKRSCIWGGYTLSSRLKHPNSGSEKQ from the coding sequence ATGAGCGCTCAAAAAATAATAACAAATATTGAAAAAAAACAGCACATACTTGTATGTCTGTCCGCTTCGCCGTCTAATGAAAAAATCGTGCAGACTGCCGCAAAAATGGCAAAAGTTCTCGATGCACGATTTACGGCGATTTATGTGCAAAACGATTTTGCACTAACCGAAAGCGATCAAAAAAAACTTGATAACAATATTCAATTTGCGGAAAATATCGGAGCCGATGTTGTAACTGTCCACGGCGAGGATGTGGCTATGCAGATAGCGGAATACGCACGGCTGTCCGATGTAACAAAAATTGTAATAGGTCAAAGCAATGCAAAGCGCAGCTGCATTTGGGGAGGATACACGCTATCTTCGAGGTTGAAGCACCCAAACAGTGGATCGGAAAAACAATAG
- a CDS encoding potassium channel family protein, giving the protein MKNILLIGIGRFGKHIALQLNKLGHEVMAVDSNEERINSVLPFVTNAQIGDSTNADFLKSLGIGNYDVCIVTIGGDFQNSLETTSLLKELGAKKVISRAERDVQEKFLLRNGADGVVYPEKQIAKWAAIRYTADHIRDYIEIDDSHAIFEVEAPKQWIGKTIGDIDIRRKYNINVLAVKKNGDIDMAISSDTTLSENATLMVLGEYKELQKCFRI; this is encoded by the coding sequence ATGAAAAATATTTTGTTAATAGGTATCGGAAGATTCGGAAAGCATATTGCATTGCAGCTTAACAAATTGGGACACGAGGTTATGGCGGTGGATTCCAATGAAGAACGAATCAACAGCGTGCTGCCGTTTGTGACCAATGCCCAAATCGGTGACAGTACAAATGCGGATTTTTTGAAATCTCTCGGAATAGGAAATTATGATGTTTGCATTGTTACAATCGGAGGGGATTTTCAAAATTCCCTTGAAACAACCTCTTTACTTAAAGAGCTCGGAGCAAAAAAAGTTATTTCAAGAGCGGAACGGGATGTGCAGGAAAAGTTTCTCTTGCGGAACGGAGCGGACGGAGTGGTTTATCCCGAAAAACAAATTGCAAAATGGGCTGCTATTCGATATACTGCGGATCATATTCGTGATTATATAGAAATTGACGATTCCCACGCTATCTTCGAGGTTGAAGCACCCAAACAGTGGATCGGAAAAACAATAGGAGATATAGATATCCGCCGAAAATATAACATTAATGTTTTGGCGGTTAAAAAGAACGGAGATATTGATATGGCAATATCTTCGGATACGACTCTCAGCGAAAACGCAACACTTATGGTTTTGGGAGAATATAAAGAGCTGCAAAAATGTTTCCGTATCTAA
- a CDS encoding TrkH family potassium uptake protein, with protein sequence MIEKIYFRRHLSSFQIIILSFAGVILFGALILMLPISSAAGIVTPFHSAIFTSTSAVCVTGLVVLDTGSYWSPLGQAVILLLIQIGGLGVVTAAVSFAMLAGRKISLMQRSTMQDAISAPRLGGIVRLTRFVLRGTLLIELIGALCMLPSFCGEYGASGIWKAVFHSVSAFCNAGFDILGTGAHKYPSLTEYMGNPSVNIAIMLLIIVGGIGFLTWDDICLHKHHFRRYRMQSKIVLFTSALLIAIPAAFFFFCDFGGIPVGKRIFASLFQSVTTRTAGFNTADLNAMTGASKAIMTLLMLIGGSPGSTAGGMKTTTFAVIILSAVSVIKRKEEICVCGRRIDNTIIRNALAIATIYFTLFFVGGVAISVLENLPLSDCLYETASAIGTVGLTLGITPKLGIASQIILILLMYLGRVGGLTLVYAAIASKNQGGAKLPLEKITVG encoded by the coding sequence ATGATAGAGAAAATATATTTCAGACGGCATCTTTCGTCCTTTCAAATTATTATACTGAGCTTTGCCGGTGTGATTCTCTTTGGGGCGCTTATATTAATGCTGCCGATATCGTCTGCGGCAGGCATAGTAACACCGTTTCACAGTGCGATATTTACATCAACCTCTGCCGTTTGTGTAACCGGGCTGGTTGTGCTGGATACCGGCAGCTATTGGTCGCCGCTCGGGCAGGCAGTGATTTTGCTGCTTATACAGATAGGAGGACTCGGAGTTGTAACGGCGGCTGTGTCATTTGCAATGCTTGCGGGCAGAAAAATATCACTTATGCAGCGCAGCACAATGCAGGACGCTATTTCAGCGCCAAGGCTCGGCGGAATAGTCCGTCTGACAAGGTTTGTCTTGAGAGGTACGCTTTTAATAGAACTAATCGGTGCATTATGTATGCTCCCGTCGTTTTGCGGCGAATACGGTGCAAGCGGAATATGGAAGGCTGTGTTTCATTCCGTATCGGCTTTTTGCAATGCCGGATTTGACATTTTGGGAACAGGCGCACATAAATATCCTTCTCTTACCGAATATATGGGAAATCCTTCTGTGAACATTGCAATTATGCTTTTGATTATAGTCGGAGGTATCGGGTTTCTTACGTGGGACGATATTTGCCTGCACAAACATCATTTCAGGCGTTACCGTATGCAAAGCAAGATTGTTCTGTTCACTTCGGCGCTTTTAATTGCAATACCTGCCGCTTTCTTTTTCTTTTGTGATTTTGGCGGTATACCGGTTGGAAAAAGAATCTTTGCATCTTTGTTTCAGTCTGTGACAACAAGGACTGCCGGATTTAATACTGCTGACCTTAACGCAATGACAGGCGCCTCAAAAGCAATTATGACATTGCTTATGCTGATTGGCGGCTCGCCCGGTTCCACTGCCGGCGGTATGAAAACCACAACCTTTGCGGTTATTATATTAAGCGCCGTGTCAGTGATTAAAAGGAAAGAAGAAATTTGCGTTTGCGGAAGGCGAATCGACAATACAATTATACGAAATGCTTTGGCAATCGCAACAATTTATTTTACACTTTTCTTTGTCGGCGGAGTTGCGATAAGCGTACTTGAAAACCTTCCTTTGTCCGATTGCCTTTATGAAACCGCATCGGCAATCGGAACTGTGGGACTCACGCTTGGAATTACGCCAAAGCTCGGTATCGCATCGCAAATTATCCTTATACTTTTAATGTACCTTGGGCGAGTCGGCGGTTTGACACTGGTATATGCGGCAATCGCAAGCAAAAATCAAGGCGGAGCAAAACTGCCTCTTGAAAAAATAACAGTCGGATAA
- a CDS encoding LacI family DNA-binding transcriptional regulator, which yields MAEYTGFSKTTISRYFSNPDSVTLENQDKIAHALETLNYKENKLARVMANGKTEIIGVIIPNLYMHYYSNVLDHIISTYEKYGYKFIVFAGKDDADVERRYISELLAYKTEGLIVLSHTLPSKELSAYNIPLVTIEREDKYVCSVNTDNYMGGIQAATILSKSGCDILIHANSDVPEDVPAYGRIKGFKNFCEKNKCDYNILIRDFGKTYDENYAGIKNMFEETEAKYINKTVGIFMSNDTHANILLNIIIKKYGKLPDKYKIVGFDNSPISKEAIVPITTVGQQVDKIADEAMQILTVQINAFKKRKPELLSKPIHKVLTPILIRRETTR from the coding sequence ATCGCCGAGTATACCGGATTTTCAAAAACAACCATATCAAGATATTTCAGTAATCCCGATTCGGTTACACTTGAAAACCAGGATAAGATTGCGCATGCTCTTGAAACGCTTAATTATAAAGAAAACAAGCTTGCCAGGGTTATGGCGAACGGGAAAACGGAAATCATAGGCGTTATCATACCTAACCTTTATATGCATTATTATTCGAATGTTCTTGACCATATCATTTCCACATATGAAAAATACGGTTATAAATTTATTGTATTTGCGGGAAAAGATGATGCCGATGTCGAAAGAAGGTATATCAGCGAGCTGCTTGCGTACAAAACAGAGGGATTGATAGTTCTGAGTCACACACTCCCTTCAAAGGAATTATCTGCATATAATATACCGCTTGTTACAATCGAACGCGAAGATAAATATGTCTGCAGCGTAAATACAGATAATTATATGGGCGGAATTCAGGCTGCTACCATTCTTTCAAAAAGCGGCTGTGATATATTGATTCATGCAAATTCCGATGTCCCTGAGGATGTACCGGCATATGGGAGAATAAAAGGCTTTAAGAATTTTTGCGAAAAGAACAAATGCGATTATAATATCTTGATAAGGGATTTCGGAAAAACATACGATGAAAACTATGCCGGAATTAAAAATATGTTTGAAGAAACAGAAGCTAAATATATCAATAAAACTGTTGGTATTTTCATGTCAAATGACACTCATGCAAATATTCTGTTGAATATTATTATAAAAAAATATGGCAAGCTTCCCGACAAATATAAAATAGTCGGATTCGATAATTCGCCGATTTCAAAAGAAGCAATAGTTCCGATAACAACCGTAGGACAGCAGGTCGATAAAATTGCGGATGAAGCAATGCAGATTCTTACTGTTCAGATAAATGCATTTAAGAAACGGAAACCCGAACTGCTTTCAAAGCCGATTCATAAGGTTCTTACTCCGATTTTAATACGCAGAGAAACGACACGGTAA
- a CDS encoding ABC transporter substrate-binding protein gives MKKLSLFMAALSLVAGTLMLTGCAKTAKPGDVRGYDNGEQYISMWVHTIEDTPEGSAYKKSVESFNEKYNGKYFADIEFIPRNDSGGGYSDKINASVMSGDLPDVITVDGPNVSAYAANGIIQPLAALTDEEKSSYLESIIEQGTVDGKLYALGAMESSVGLYYNKAILKEAGIDIPDKDHPWTFSEFADILKKLKPIMDAKNGYPLDMTFPVGESSIYYYAPFIWSNGGDLISSDGLRVDGYFNSEENAEVFKYFRQLVENKYMSATPVEKLFESGRAAFKFDGAWEVNTIYQSYGDIDLGVAPYIVSDKWDGGKYTPTGSWAYAATSKTEHIEAATELVKWMSGVESGILLYENTKSLPSTYDAYDSITIFEEDANYKALYEQLRDYGHPRPKTPVYPQVSISFQQVLEDVGLSGRDVKDEMDKSVERINAKLKRYTR, from the coding sequence ATGAAAAAGCTATCATTGTTTATGGCAGCTCTTTCGCTGGTTGCCGGCACATTGATGTTAACGGGATGTGCAAAAACAGCAAAACCCGGGGATGTGCGTGGATACGACAACGGAGAGCAGTATATCAGTATGTGGGTGCATACAATCGAAGACACACCTGAAGGCTCGGCATATAAAAAATCGGTGGAAAGCTTCAATGAAAAATACAACGGAAAGTATTTTGCCGATATTGAGTTTATTCCGCGAAATGACAGCGGCGGAGGATATTCTGACAAAATCAACGCATCTGTTATGTCGGGAGATTTGCCGGATGTTATAACGGTGGACGGACCGAATGTATCGGCTTATGCGGCAAACGGAATAATCCAACCACTCGCCGCTCTGACCGATGAGGAAAAATCCTCTTATTTGGAATCAATTATTGAACAAGGTACTGTTGACGGTAAGCTTTACGCGCTCGGCGCAATGGAATCGAGTGTCGGATTGTATTACAATAAGGCAATCCTTAAAGAGGCGGGAATTGATATACCTGATAAAGACCACCCTTGGACATTTTCGGAATTTGCGGATATATTAAAAAAGCTTAAGCCGATAATGGACGCAAAAAACGGATATCCGCTCGATATGACATTCCCGGTCGGAGAGTCAAGCATCTATTATTATGCACCGTTTATATGGTCAAACGGCGGCGATTTGATAAGCAGCGACGGTCTCCGGGTGGATGGGTATTTCAATTCCGAAGAAAATGCAGAGGTGTTTAAGTATTTCAGACAACTTGTGGAAAACAAATATATGTCGGCAACACCTGTTGAAAAGCTTTTTGAAAGCGGACGCGCGGCATTTAAATTTGACGGTGCTTGGGAGGTTAATACCATTTATCAGAGTTACGGCGACATTGATCTCGGTGTTGCACCGTATATAGTCAGCGACAAGTGGGACGGAGGGAAATATACTCCTACAGGCTCATGGGCATATGCGGCAACATCAAAAACAGAGCATATTGAAGCGGCAACCGAGTTGGTAAAATGGATGAGCGGCGTAGAAAGCGGAATATTGCTTTATGAAAACACAAAGAGCTTGCCGTCAACATATGACGCATATGACAGCATAACGATTTTTGAAGAAGATGCGAATTATAAAGCGCTTTACGAACAATTAAGAGATTACGGTCATCCAAGACCGAAAACACCTGTTTATCCGCAGGTAAGCATCTCTTTCCAACAGGTTCTCGAGGATGTGGGACTAAGCGGCCGAGATGTTAAAGATGAAATGGATAAATCTGTTGAAAGGATAAACGCTAAACTTAAGCGTTATACAAGATGA